The following are encoded together in the Parabacteroides chongii genome:
- a CDS encoding TIGR01777 family oxidoreductase — protein sequence MKKEMRIAISGNSGFIGRHLTEFLSAGGNVVVPLKHSMFRSRSDEKLRQALAGCNVVINLAGATINQRWTRKAKRKILNSRIHTTRRLVSIINEMEVKPEVFISASAVGVYPDKGIYSESSTSEGTGFLADVCVRWEDEAQKLSRDIRLVIARFGVVLAKDGGALPKMLLPFRFFVGGKIASGKQGFSWIHIEDVLHAIQFIIDHKDLSGVVNLVAPQPLTNRAFTKATAEVMHRPAWLTIPRKVFQYVYGEGAEVITKGQQAYPARLLSAGYIFRYSDIRLALHSFMM from the coding sequence ATGAAGAAGGAGATGAGAATTGCAATCAGCGGTAATTCAGGTTTTATAGGACGGCATCTGACGGAGTTTTTATCTGCCGGAGGAAATGTTGTTGTCCCTTTGAAACATTCGATGTTCCGTTCGAGGTCGGATGAGAAGCTGAGGCAAGCGTTGGCAGGATGTAATGTCGTGATCAATTTGGCGGGAGCTACTATCAATCAGCGCTGGACCCGGAAAGCCAAGCGTAAAATACTGAACAGCCGTATTCATACGACCCGGCGACTGGTCTCGATCATTAATGAGATGGAGGTGAAGCCGGAAGTATTCATCTCTGCTTCTGCCGTAGGCGTTTATCCGGATAAGGGTATTTATTCCGAGAGCAGTACGTCGGAGGGAACAGGTTTCCTGGCTGATGTATGCGTCCGTTGGGAAGATGAGGCACAGAAGCTGTCGAGAGATATCCGGCTGGTCATTGCACGTTTCGGGGTTGTTCTGGCAAAAGACGGAGGGGCGTTGCCTAAAATGTTATTGCCGTTCCGCTTCTTTGTCGGTGGAAAGATCGCTTCCGGAAAACAGGGATTCTCCTGGATACACATAGAAGATGTATTGCATGCCATCCAGTTTATTATCGATCATAAGGATTTATCAGGAGTCGTGAATCTCGTTGCTCCCCAGCCTTTGACGAACCGGGCTTTTACAAAAGCTACCGCTGAGGTGATGCATCGGCCGGCATGGCTGACTATTCCCCGGAAAGTTTTCCAATATGTATATGGGGAAGGCGCGGAGGTGATCACCAAAGGACAACAGGCTTATCCTGCCCGGCTACTTTCTGCCGGATATATATTTCGTTATTCGGATATACGCTTGGCTTTACATAGCTTCATGATGTAA
- a CDS encoding DUF4491 family protein, translating into MDMINFDGLLIGIATFLIIGLFHPVVVKAEYYWGTKCWWIFLVLGIVGTVASLLIESVFVSAICGVFAFSSFWTIKEVFEQEERVLKGWFPKNPKRQYPEK; encoded by the coding sequence ATGGATATGATAAATTTCGACGGTCTATTAATCGGGATCGCTACTTTTCTGATAATCGGGTTGTTCCACCCGGTAGTTGTGAAGGCTGAATATTATTGGGGGACCAAGTGTTGGTGGATCTTCCTCGTTTTGGGGATTGTCGGAACGGTTGCTTCCTTACTGATCGAGAGTGTTTTTGTCTCTGCTATCTGTGGAGTTTTCGCTTTCTCTTCGTTTTGGACGATCAAAGAAGTATTCGAACAGGAAGAGCGTGTACTGAAAGGTTGGTTTCCGAAAAATCCGAAAAGACAATATCCGGAAAAATAA
- a CDS encoding M28 family metallopeptidase → MKRTILLFATMACMTISFLPAQEAAVNKIIETGRTDNRVMSHLDILTNRFGGRPIGSDAYDNATEWVASKFKEWGLEVELQEAGTLPVGFNRGPWFGKLLGENGMDLHFVTPSYTSGTKGLQRGHVLLEPLTQDEFDRMKGQLKGAWILVSGTNVGWPIAHSASADSSRAAIIAENNEIAKKNREIMTDNWVNKKNTPLLPLKEDVPALFYKEMCEAGVLGFIQSAPVPLRALYDKNVVFDQEMTIEKLPTVPDIKLDEHQYATIKQMVKERRSFMLEFDIRNHFRLGPVKYYNVIGSIKGSKYPGEYVMLSGHLDSFDVGTGGVDDGSGVTPVMEAARLIATSGAKPKRTMLFCAFAGEEFGLLGATAWVKGNPKKLEKISNLFNRDGGPTPPIGISVPKAMYDDFVKICKPIQKIDPEYPFEVKEAAPRKQPKTPGGTDASVFAIEGVPTIGFMEKDIKGYNFSYDEIWHTERDLYTKSIPEYQEHAATVMAIVGLGVANLDHQLSREGLYIKEE, encoded by the coding sequence ATGAAAAGGACTATTCTTCTCTTTGCAACCATGGCCTGCATGACCATTTCATTCCTCCCGGCGCAGGAGGCTGCAGTAAACAAAATCATAGAAACCGGACGAACGGACAACCGGGTCATGAGCCATCTGGATATTCTGACCAACCGTTTCGGCGGACGCCCGATCGGTTCCGATGCCTATGATAATGCCACCGAATGGGTCGCCTCCAAATTTAAAGAATGGGGACTGGAAGTCGAACTACAGGAAGCTGGCACATTACCGGTCGGATTCAACCGAGGACCGTGGTTCGGCAAACTACTCGGTGAAAACGGTATGGACCTCCATTTCGTTACCCCCTCTTATACCTCCGGCACAAAAGGTCTTCAACGGGGACACGTGCTGCTCGAACCGCTTACACAGGATGAGTTCGACCGGATGAAAGGTCAACTGAAAGGAGCGTGGATATTAGTCAGCGGGACGAATGTCGGATGGCCGATAGCCCACTCTGCTTCGGCCGATTCCAGCCGCGCCGCGATTATCGCCGAGAATAATGAAATAGCCAAAAAGAACCGTGAAATAATGACCGACAACTGGGTAAATAAGAAGAATACCCCGTTGCTGCCTCTTAAAGAAGATGTACCGGCATTGTTCTACAAGGAGATGTGCGAAGCCGGTGTCTTAGGCTTTATTCAATCGGCCCCTGTTCCACTCCGTGCACTTTATGATAAGAACGTCGTATTCGATCAGGAAATGACAATAGAAAAACTCCCGACAGTTCCCGATATTAAGCTGGATGAACATCAATATGCCACCATTAAGCAGATGGTGAAAGAACGGCGTTCTTTCATGCTCGAATTCGATATACGTAACCACTTCCGTCTGGGACCGGTAAAATATTACAATGTAATAGGTTCCATCAAAGGGAGCAAATATCCCGGAGAATATGTCATGTTAAGCGGCCATCTCGACTCTTTCGATGTAGGAACAGGTGGTGTGGATGACGGTTCGGGCGTTACCCCCGTTATGGAAGCAGCCCGCCTGATCGCAACATCCGGAGCCAAACCCAAACGTACCATGCTATTCTGTGCCTTTGCCGGTGAAGAATTTGGTCTGCTGGGTGCTACAGCCTGGGTGAAAGGGAATCCGAAGAAACTGGAAAAGATATCCAACCTCTTCAACCGTGATGGCGGTCCTACTCCTCCGATTGGAATCAGTGTACCTAAAGCAATGTACGATGATTTTGTAAAGATATGCAAACCGATCCAAAAGATCGATCCGGAATATCCGTTCGAAGTCAAAGAAGCAGCTCCCCGCAAACAGCCGAAAACACCAGGTGGTACGGATGCTTCAGTCTTCGCCATCGAAGGTGTTCCGACCATTGGCTTTATGGAAAAGGATATCAAGGGATACAACTTCAGTTACGACGAAATATGGCATACGGAACGTGACTTATACACTAAGAGTATTCCTGAATACCAGGAACATGCTGCGACCGTTATGGCTATCGTCGGACTGGGAGTAGCTAACCTCGACCATCAATTGTCACGCGAAGGATTATATATAAAAGAAGAATAA
- a CDS encoding lysophospholipid acyltransferase family protein encodes MKKSVVDINDLQEAAPFFRSRVGTFLGKLLIKWLSVDKVNKVHANNCHLRGAAFTTALLNDPLIDIKYHLHNGEILDHLPEGAFITISNHPIGSVDGIILIDIMAARRPDFKVMVNEILVKIGAMKDNFVSVLPDSTGNGPNPANINGVRYSLQRLKEGHPMGFFPAGAISFYNKEDKVIRDLPWTHSVIRLIRKANVPIYPVYFDFLNSRFFYWLGSISWKIRTLRIPAEAFNKRGKTVDVYVGEPISPDEIKNFTDDTALAEFLFNRTYGAKK; translated from the coding sequence ATGAAAAAGAGCGTAGTAGACATTAATGATTTGCAGGAAGCTGCCCCGTTCTTCAGAAGCCGTGTAGGCACCTTCCTTGGCAAATTACTGATTAAATGGCTAAGTGTTGACAAAGTAAACAAAGTGCATGCCAATAATTGCCATTTGCGTGGAGCAGCGTTTACTACTGCCTTACTGAATGATCCTTTGATCGACATCAAGTATCATCTGCATAATGGGGAAATACTGGATCATTTGCCTGAAGGGGCATTTATAACAATATCCAATCATCCTATCGGTTCGGTCGATGGGATCATACTGATCGATATCATGGCAGCGCGCCGTCCGGACTTTAAGGTGATGGTGAACGAGATCCTGGTAAAGATCGGTGCCATGAAGGATAATTTTGTTTCAGTCTTGCCCGATTCAACCGGTAATGGTCCGAACCCGGCCAATATAAACGGTGTACGTTATTCATTGCAGCGCCTGAAAGAAGGGCATCCGATGGGCTTTTTCCCGGCAGGGGCGATTTCTTTCTACAATAAAGAAGACAAGGTGATCCGTGACCTGCCCTGGACGCACAGCGTGATCCGTCTGATCCGCAAAGCCAATGTTCCGATATATCCTGTTTATTTTGATTTTTTGAATTCCCGCTTCTTTTACTGGCTGGGTAGTATCAGTTGGAAGATACGTACTCTGCGTATTCCAGCCGAAGCTTTCAACAAACGGGGAAAGACAGTCGATGTATATGTCGGTGAGCCCATCTCGCCTGACGAAATAAAGAATTTTACGGATGATACGGCATTGGCAGAATTTTTATTCAACCGTACTTATGGTGCTAAAAAATAA
- the secG gene encoding preprotein translocase subunit SecG: MYVFISILILIASILLILIVLIQNSKGGGLASGFSSSNQIMGVRKTTDFLEKATWGLAGFVIVCSIVITAFIPRATTTTQSEIKKQVNEAVTIDPNTVAPNFGTAQPSANAPVEEEAPAEEPAQAQ, from the coding sequence ATGTACGTATTTATTTCTATTCTAATCCTGATCGCTTCAATACTTTTGATCCTGATAGTATTGATACAGAACTCAAAGGGGGGAGGTCTGGCTTCAGGATTCTCTTCATCTAACCAAATTATGGGTGTACGTAAAACCACAGACTTTTTGGAAAAAGCAACATGGGGCCTGGCTGGTTTTGTTATTGTATGTAGTATCGTTATTACAGCATTTATCCCTAGAGCAACAACTACTACACAATCTGAAATCAAAAAACAGGTAAATGAAGCTGTTACAATCGATCCGAATACGGTAGCTCCTAACTTCGGTACGGCTCAGCCATCGGCTAATGCTCCGGTTGAAGAAGAAGCTCCGGCTGAAGAACCTGCACAAGCACAATAA
- a CDS encoding EFR1 family ferrodoxin (N-terminal region resembles flavodoxins. C-terminal ferrodoxin region binds two 4Fe-4S clusters.) — MIFYFSGTGNSRWVANALGITLGEPVVSMAEELKTGKKEIVCPLREDEKVLFVYPVHSWGPAVPVVRFIEKLRLTGYDKQPVYSVSTCGDECGYTADMMRKELDKRGINLTEGYSVIMPNNYILLPGFDVDSKEVEEQKLQEAPAAVAAIADAIRENKKVNIYKKGSLPGLKSYCIYPLFANFAIGKNSFRVTDGCISCGLCERVCPTGTITLADGKPVWSDTCVQCVACIHRCPVRAIEYGKITLKKGRYHHPDTKQ; from the coding sequence ATGATATTTTACTTTTCAGGAACCGGGAACTCCCGTTGGGTAGCGAATGCTTTGGGGATCACTTTGGGTGAACCCGTTGTCTCGATGGCGGAAGAGTTAAAAACAGGTAAAAAGGAAATTGTCTGCCCGCTCAGGGAAGATGAGAAAGTGCTGTTTGTCTATCCGGTACATTCATGGGGACCGGCTGTTCCTGTCGTTCGTTTTATCGAAAAGCTGAGGTTGACGGGATACGATAAACAACCGGTTTATTCCGTATCCACTTGCGGAGATGAATGCGGCTATACAGCAGATATGATGCGTAAAGAATTGGATAAAAGAGGAATAAACCTGACTGAAGGCTATTCGGTCATTATGCCTAACAACTATATACTGTTGCCGGGCTTCGATGTGGACAGTAAGGAGGTGGAAGAGCAGAAACTGCAGGAAGCTCCTGCAGCAGTGGCAGCTATAGCCGATGCTATCCGGGAGAATAAAAAAGTTAATATATATAAGAAAGGAAGCCTGCCCGGATTGAAGAGCTACTGTATATATCCTCTTTTTGCTAACTTTGCCATAGGGAAAAACTCCTTCCGGGTAACAGACGGTTGCATATCATGTGGTCTGTGTGAGCGGGTTTGTCCTACCGGGACTATCACCCTGGCAGACGGCAAACCGGTATGGTCGGACACTTGTGTACAATGTGTCGCCTGTATCCATCGCTGTCCGGTTCGTGCCATCGAATATGGTAAGATAACCCTGAAGAAAGGAAGATATCATCATCCCGATACTAAACAATAA
- a CDS encoding TlpA disulfide reductase family protein: MKQFVMMAMALFLLASCQETPKGYVINGVVENMPDGKIYLKSFRNKMFFDVDTAEIKDGKFTFKGEVDQPLLYGLATEDMNYPVQLFVENATMDVTIGNDGETIIVQNSPVNVIFQENQSKVFENGFDIDSLISKYPDSPAAAFYLYRYFTYQLPLDQLKATRSKISPALADCPYVKDLDGIIGQLENVQIGKTAPDFSLPDTAGVAVSLSDFRGKYVLLDFWASWCPPCRRENPNVVKAFQDYKDKNFTIIGISLDNNKDKWLKAIADDNLTWTHVSDLKYWDSEIPALYGVRGIPANVLLDPDGVIIAKNITGEELHNTLKDVIK, encoded by the coding sequence ATGAAACAATTTGTAATGATGGCTATGGCGTTGTTCCTGTTGGCAAGCTGTCAGGAAACGCCCAAAGGTTATGTAATAAACGGAGTAGTGGAGAATATGCCTGACGGCAAGATCTATCTGAAATCTTTCCGCAATAAAATGTTCTTTGACGTGGATACCGCCGAGATTAAGGATGGGAAATTTACGTTCAAAGGTGAAGTAGACCAGCCTCTGTTGTATGGTCTGGCTACCGAGGATATGAATTATCCGGTACAACTCTTTGTTGAGAACGCTACTATGGACGTAACGATCGGTAATGACGGCGAGACAATTATCGTGCAGAATTCTCCTGTTAATGTGATTTTCCAGGAGAACCAGAGTAAGGTCTTTGAGAACGGGTTCGATATCGATAGCCTGATTAGCAAATATCCTGACTCACCGGCTGCAGCTTTCTATCTGTACCGGTATTTTACGTATCAGCTACCGCTGGATCAGTTGAAGGCTACTCGTTCCAAAATCTCTCCGGCTTTGGCTGACTGTCCTTATGTGAAGGATCTGGATGGTATCATCGGTCAATTGGAAAACGTACAGATCGGTAAGACGGCACCTGACTTCTCTTTACCGGATACGGCTGGAGTGGCTGTTTCCTTGTCCGACTTCCGTGGTAAATATGTTCTGTTGGATTTCTGGGCATCCTGGTGTCCTCCTTGCCGTCGCGAGAATCCGAATGTCGTGAAAGCATTCCAGGATTACAAGGATAAGAACTTCACGATCATCGGTATTTCCCTGGATAATAATAAAGATAAATGGCTGAAGGCCATCGCTGATGATAACCTGACCTGGACGCATGTATCCGACCTGAAATACTGGGATTCGGAAATACCGGCCTTGTATGGTGTCCGTGGCATTCCGGCTAATGTCTTGCTGGATCCTGACGGTGTGATCATAGCCAAGAATATCACAGGTGAAGAATTGCATAATACTTTAAAAGACGTAATCAAATAA
- a CDS encoding sigma-54 interaction domain-containing protein → MIKVDVQQIKQRFGIIGNSPGLNRAIDVALQVAPTDLSVLITGESGVGKETFPQIIHQNSPRKHGQYIAVNCGAIPEGTIDSELFGHEKGSFTGALADRKGYFEVADGGTIFLDEVGELPTPTQARLLRVLETGEFIKVGSSKVLKTNVRIVAATNVNLVQAVADGKFREDLYYRLNTVPIQIPPLRERPDDIILLFRKFAGDCAEKYRMPPIRLDEEARQLLTSYRWPGNVRELKNITERISVIEEDRDITASILRLYLPDLNVEKYPVLVKQQENDQKFFNSEREILYQVLFDMKKDVNELKKLVHDIMGGKMPMPVTDETAYAHPIHPVHSAPIQEAEAVEEEETLSLEEVEKDMIRKALEKHNGRRKNAAADLKISERTLYRKIKEYNLE, encoded by the coding sequence ATGATTAAGGTTGACGTCCAGCAAATAAAACAGCGTTTTGGAATTATAGGAAATAGCCCTGGCCTGAACAGGGCGATCGATGTCGCTCTTCAAGTGGCACCGACTGATTTGTCTGTGCTTATTACAGGAGAAAGTGGTGTCGGTAAAGAAACTTTTCCTCAGATCATACATCAGAACAGTCCGCGTAAACATGGTCAGTATATAGCCGTGAACTGTGGTGCTATCCCGGAAGGAACCATCGACTCCGAGTTGTTCGGACATGAAAAAGGATCTTTTACAGGGGCATTGGCAGACCGGAAAGGTTATTTTGAAGTAGCCGACGGAGGAACTATTTTTCTGGACGAAGTCGGGGAATTGCCTACTCCGACACAAGCCCGTCTGTTGCGTGTTCTTGAGACCGGTGAATTTATTAAAGTCGGTTCATCAAAAGTACTGAAGACGAATGTGAGGATTGTTGCTGCGACTAATGTGAACCTGGTGCAGGCGGTGGCAGACGGAAAATTCCGTGAAGATCTGTACTATCGTTTGAATACAGTACCTATCCAGATACCTCCTTTGCGTGAACGTCCGGATGACATTATCCTGTTGTTCCGTAAATTTGCCGGAGACTGTGCCGAGAAATATCGTATGCCGCCGATCCGCCTGGATGAAGAAGCTCGCCAGTTGCTGACTTCTTACCGCTGGCCGGGAAACGTCCGCGAATTGAAGAATATTACGGAACGGATTTCAGTGATCGAGGAAGACCGGGATATCACTGCCAGCATACTGCGTTTGTATCTTCCGGATCTGAATGTGGAGAAATATCCGGTCCTGGTCAAACAGCAGGAAAACGACCAGAAATTTTTCAACAGTGAACGCGAAATACTTTACCAGGTCCTCTTCGATATGAAGAAAGATGTCAATGAACTGAAAAAGCTGGTTCATGATATCATGGGAGGGAAGATGCCTATGCCGGTAACCGATGAGACTGCTTATGCACATCCGATCCATCCGGTTCATTCGGCTCCTATCCAGGAAGCGGAAGCGGTGGAAGAAGAAGAGACACTTTCTTTGGAAGAGGTCGAAAAAGATATGATCCGTAAAGCATTGGAGAAACATAACGGACGCAGAAAGAATGCGGCTGCTGATCTGAAAATATCGGAACGTACTCTTTACAGAAAGATTAAAGAATATAATTTGGAATAA
- a CDS encoding CDP-alcohol phosphatidyltransferase family protein, producing the protein MSNLDKEYEASLKSIETENVVDRAFYRPIGFRIARMLRGTGITPNMVTVISIFVGAGAGYMFYHDNLVYNICGILLLVFANILDCVDGQLARLTGIKSAIGRILDGFAGDIWFASIYVGFALRLSHEYGTYWFFALAVISGLSHLVQANITDYYKTLHLYFISKDKGAEFQSLEQVIARHKEMKLGINKAFYFLYRGYTLLQVKATPSLQHMLQSLHAKYGDDIPENVRVAFRKQSRDLMRYIDLLTFNGRTIVMFVVVLVGEVWVYFLYEIIVLNFVLLMSMRKHEKMCASFIE; encoded by the coding sequence ATGAGTAATTTGGATAAAGAATACGAAGCATCACTAAAATCGATAGAAACAGAAAATGTAGTGGACCGGGCGTTTTACCGTCCGATCGGTTTTCGTATCGCTCGTATGCTGCGTGGCACGGGGATTACCCCGAATATGGTGACGGTTATTTCTATCTTTGTAGGAGCAGGTGCCGGCTACATGTTTTATCATGACAATCTGGTGTATAATATCTGTGGTATTTTATTATTGGTTTTTGCCAATATACTCGATTGTGTAGACGGCCAGCTGGCTCGTCTGACCGGTATCAAGTCGGCTATCGGACGAATACTTGACGGATTTGCCGGTGATATCTGGTTTGCCTCCATCTATGTCGGTTTTGCTCTCCGTTTATCCCATGAATATGGCACTTACTGGTTTTTCGCTTTAGCCGTTATCTCCGGCTTGTCTCATCTGGTGCAGGCGAATATAACCGATTATTATAAAACATTGCACCTTTATTTCATCAGTAAGGATAAAGGCGCAGAATTTCAGTCTCTGGAACAGGTAATAGCCCGTCATAAAGAGATGAAGCTGGGTATCAACAAAGCATTTTATTTTCTTTACAGAGGATATACTTTACTCCAGGTAAAAGCGACTCCCTCTTTGCAGCATATGTTGCAGAGCCTTCATGCTAAATACGGGGATGATATTCCGGAGAATGTACGGGTCGCTTTTCGTAAACAAAGTCGTGACCTGATGCGTTATATAGATCTGCTGACATTTAACGGGCGTACAATTGTCATGTTCGTTGTCGTGTTGGTAGGTGAAGTGTGGGTTTATTTCCTGTATGAAATAATCGTGTTGAATTTTGTATTGCTGATGTCGATGCGCAAGCACGAAAAAATGTGTGCATCGTTTATTGAATAA
- a CDS encoding LptE family protein, with the protein MLRKNVIWLCLLISVIVTACSISYKFNGASIDYTKVKTITVKDFPNQAPLVYPPLSQEFTEALKDIYIRQTRLQMVNNNGDLELEGEITGYELTPMAVKEDAWSSQTKLTITVRVRYSNRTNPDEDFEQSFSAYREFDASRMLQDVQAELCTEIVDELTDQIYNATVANW; encoded by the coding sequence ATGTTGAGAAAGAATGTGATCTGGCTCTGTCTGCTGATAAGCGTAATAGTAACGGCTTGTTCTATTTCCTATAAGTTCAACGGAGCTTCGATTGACTATACAAAAGTAAAAACAATTACTGTCAAGGATTTTCCGAACCAGGCTCCTTTGGTGTATCCTCCGTTATCGCAGGAGTTTACCGAAGCGTTGAAGGATATTTATATCCGTCAGACTCGTCTCCAAATGGTCAATAACAACGGAGACCTGGAGTTGGAAGGGGAAATTACCGGTTACGAACTGACACCGATGGCAGTCAAGGAAGATGCCTGGTCGTCCCAGACGAAGCTGACGATCACCGTCCGTGTCCGTTATTCCAACCGGACGAATCCGGATGAAGATTTCGAACAGAGTTTCTCTGCTTATCGTGAGTTCGATGCAAGCCGGATGTTGCAGGATGTGCAGGCAGAGTTGTGTACCGAGATCGTCGATGAGTTGACAGATCAGATTTATAATGCAACCGTAGCCAATTGGTAA
- a CDS encoding SDR family NAD(P)-dependent oxidoreductase: MEKCALITGGTKGIGKAVAFCLGKAGYDLVLTYASDSEKAEQTRDGLQQQFGIKVSVLQADITKKESIDKIDAYLREKNLQLDTVIFNAGLTCRDSFEDLSLTDWERVFFANIHFPVFLLQRVVQLINKGGSVVFTGSLMGIQPHSVSLAYGVTKSAVHALVKNMVKFLTPYELRVNAVAPGFVDTEWQKTKPAEIRKNIENKVSLGRFCDPEELAEVYKMLIENSYFNGEVVVVDGGYSYK; the protein is encoded by the coding sequence ATGGAAAAATGTGCTTTAATTACCGGTGGTACGAAGGGTATAGGTAAAGCGGTGGCTTTCTGTTTGGGAAAAGCCGGGTATGATCTTGTGCTTACATATGCTTCAGATTCGGAAAAGGCTGAACAGACACGTGATGGTTTGCAACAGCAATTTGGAATCAAAGTCTCTGTACTACAGGCTGATATTACTAAAAAGGAATCCATTGATAAAATAGATGCTTATTTGCGGGAAAAGAATTTGCAGTTGGATACTGTTATCTTTAATGCGGGACTGACTTGTCGTGATTCGTTTGAGGATTTGTCACTCACGGATTGGGAACGGGTCTTTTTTGCAAATATACATTTCCCGGTATTCTTATTACAACGTGTTGTTCAATTGATCAATAAGGGGGGGAGTGTGGTCTTTACCGGCTCCTTGATGGGTATTCAGCCTCATTCGGTTTCCCTGGCTTATGGGGTGACGAAGAGTGCTGTGCATGCTCTTGTTAAGAATATGGTCAAATTCCTGACTCCTTATGAGTTGCGTGTGAACGCAGTCGCTCCCGGATTTGTCGATACCGAATGGCAGAAGACCAAACCGGCTGAGATACGAAAAAATATAGAGAACAAGGTTTCTTTAGGACGCTTTTGTGATCCGGAAGAGTTGGCCGAAGTGTATAAGATGTTAATTGAAAATAGTTATTTTAATGGCGAAGTGGTCGTTGTAGACGGCGGATATTCGTATAAATAA